A window of the Gossypium hirsutum isolate 1008001.06 chromosome A03, Gossypium_hirsutum_v2.1, whole genome shotgun sequence genome harbors these coding sequences:
- the LOC107886281 gene encoding plasmodesmata-located protein 6 isoform X2, with translation MAFPTKKASFFPFLLLLLLVTISIFLVTPSNSATDTFVFGGCSQLKFISGSPYEYNVNSILTSLVNSAMFTSYNNFTISASQDTVYGLFQCRGDLQNGDCGRCVAKAVSQLGTLCLDSTGGGLQLEGCFVKYDNATFLGVEDKSVVVKRCGPLISTDSDALARRDTVLDFLGASDGTYKPFRVAESGDLRGVAQCVGDLSPTECQDCLSEAIGRLKTDCGASKWGDMYLAKCYARYSQGGDHSHGGDDNDDDEIAKTLAILIGLIAGIALIIVFVSALSKACEKDSKGG, from the exons ATGGCTTTTCCTACGAAAAAGGCCtcgtttttcccttttcttcttcttcttcttcttgttacGATATCAATATTCTTGGTTACCCCATCAAACTCAGCCACTGATACCTTCGTTTTCGGTGGGTGTTCCCAGCTCAAGTTCATTTCAGGCTCCCCTTATGAATATAACGTCAACTCCATCCTCACTTCCCTAGTCAACTCAGCCATGTTCACCTCTTACAACAACTTTACCATCTCAGCCTCTCAGGACACCGTCTACGGCCTCTTCCAGTGCCGCGGCGACCTCCAAAACGGTGACTGTGGCCGCTGTGTTGCTAAAGCGGTGAGTCAACTCGGCACTCTTTGCCTTGACTCCACGGGTGGCGGGTTGCAACTCGAAGGGTGTTTCGTTAAATACGATAACGCAACGTTCTTGGGCGTGGAGGACAAGAGTGTCGTGGTGAAAAGATGTGGGCCGTTGATCTCGACTGATTCCGACGCGTTGGCTCGGCGTGATACGGTGTTGGATTTCTTGGGAGCGAGTGACGGGACATACAAGCCGTTTCGGGTTGCCGAGTCAGGGGATTTACGAGGTGTGGCACAGTGTGTTGGGGATTTGAGTCCGACCGAGTGCCAAGATTGCTTATCAGAGGCAATCGGACGGCTCAAAACAGACTGTGGGGCATCCAAGTGGGGTGACATGTATTTGGCTAAGTGCTACGCCCGCTACTCCCAAGGCGGAGACCACTCCCACGGCGGAGACG ATAACGATGATGATGAGATTGCAAAAACATTAGCAATTCTAATTGGACTCATTGCTGGAATTGCCTTGATCATAGTATTTGTATCAGCCTTGTCTAAAGCGTGTGAAAAAGATAGCAAAG GTGGTTAA
- the LOC107886281 gene encoding plasmodesmata-located protein 6 isoform X1 codes for MAFPTKKASFFPFLLLLLLVTISIFLVTPSNSATDTFVFGGCSQLKFISGSPYEYNVNSILTSLVNSAMFTSYNNFTISASQDTVYGLFQCRGDLQNGDCGRCVAKAVSQLGTLCLDSTGGGLQLEGCFVKYDNATFLGVEDKSVVVKRCGPLISTDSDALARRDTVLDFLGASDGTYKPFRVAESGDLRGVAQCVGDLSPTECQDCLSEAIGRLKTDCGASKWGDMYLAKCYARYSQGGDHSHGGDDTDNDDDEIAKTLAILIGLIAGIALIIVFVSALSKACEKDSKGG; via the exons ATGGCTTTTCCTACGAAAAAGGCCtcgtttttcccttttcttcttcttcttcttcttgttacGATATCAATATTCTTGGTTACCCCATCAAACTCAGCCACTGATACCTTCGTTTTCGGTGGGTGTTCCCAGCTCAAGTTCATTTCAGGCTCCCCTTATGAATATAACGTCAACTCCATCCTCACTTCCCTAGTCAACTCAGCCATGTTCACCTCTTACAACAACTTTACCATCTCAGCCTCTCAGGACACCGTCTACGGCCTCTTCCAGTGCCGCGGCGACCTCCAAAACGGTGACTGTGGCCGCTGTGTTGCTAAAGCGGTGAGTCAACTCGGCACTCTTTGCCTTGACTCCACGGGTGGCGGGTTGCAACTCGAAGGGTGTTTCGTTAAATACGATAACGCAACGTTCTTGGGCGTGGAGGACAAGAGTGTCGTGGTGAAAAGATGTGGGCCGTTGATCTCGACTGATTCCGACGCGTTGGCTCGGCGTGATACGGTGTTGGATTTCTTGGGAGCGAGTGACGGGACATACAAGCCGTTTCGGGTTGCCGAGTCAGGGGATTTACGAGGTGTGGCACAGTGTGTTGGGGATTTGAGTCCGACCGAGTGCCAAGATTGCTTATCAGAGGCAATCGGACGGCTCAAAACAGACTGTGGGGCATCCAAGTGGGGTGACATGTATTTGGCTAAGTGCTACGCCCGCTACTCCCAAGGCGGAGACCACTCCCACGGCGGAGACG ATACAGATAACGATGATGATGAGATTGCAAAAACATTAGCAATTCTAATTGGACTCATTGCTGGAATTGCCTTGATCATAGTATTTGTATCAGCCTTGTCTAAAGCGTGTGAAAAAGATAGCAAAG GTGGTTAA
- the LOC121218274 gene encoding secreted RxLR effector protein 161-like, whose protein sequence is MKAFGLPTAVYGGAYGAWEGDEDFLGPEIPYLNAIGALMYLASHTRPDISFAVNLLARFGYCPTRRHWNGVKHIFRYLQGTRDIGLFFLNLPKTDLVGFVDAGYQSDPYNARSQTGYVFIYGGTAISWHSMKQTILATSSNHAEILAIHEASRECVWLRSVIHHI, encoded by the exons ATGAAGGCTTTTGGCCTTCCAACCGCCGTGTACGGCGGCGCGTATGGTGCGTGG GAAGGTGATGAAGATTTTCTTGGTCCTGAAATACCATATTTAAATGCTATTGgtgcattgatgtatcttgctaGTCATACACGACCTGATATATCATTTGCTGTCAACTTATTAGCAAGATTTGGATATTGTCCAACCCGAAGACATTGGAATGGGGTTAAGCATATTTTTCGTTATCTTCAAGGTACAAGAGATATAGGTTTGTTCTTCCTTAACCTACCCAAAACAGATTTGGTTGGTTTTGTAGATGCAGGGTACCAATCTGATCCTTACAATGCTCGATCACAAACTGGTTATGTTTTCATATATGGTGGTACTGCAATTTCTTGGCACTCTATGAAACAAACAATTCTTGCTACTTCTTCTAATCATGCTGAGATTTTGGCAATCCATGAGGCTAGTCGTGAATGTGTATGGCTAAGGTCTGTAATTCATCACATATGA